In one Spirosoma rigui genomic region, the following are encoded:
- a CDS encoding polysaccharide deacetylase family protein — protein sequence MNILTFDIEEWFHILDNESTRTEADWSRYETRIYQNMDLIFELLEQTKTRATFFCLGWVADKHPDVIRRIDAAGYEIATHSYAHQLAYEQTPTEFQDDLVRSIKHLQDLTGKKVRSYRAPGFSIKEYNRWVFPILVEQGIEMDCSVFSARRAHGGDASLALFEPGYLNVGGTLLKEFPINTAAILGQDLIFSGGGYFRLLPYTAIQRLMRRSDYVMTYFHPRDFDVGQPMIPGLSRARQFKSYYGLKGCLPKLKQLLTEFPFVDLAEAEKQVDWGKVVTRQV from the coding sequence ATGAATATTCTGACGTTTGATATAGAAGAGTGGTTCCATATTCTGGACAATGAATCGACGCGCACCGAAGCCGACTGGAGTCGGTACGAAACGCGGATCTACCAGAACATGGACCTGATCTTTGAGTTGTTGGAGCAGACAAAGACCCGTGCTACATTCTTTTGTCTGGGCTGGGTAGCCGATAAGCATCCGGACGTAATCCGGCGGATTGATGCAGCCGGTTACGAAATTGCTACGCACTCCTACGCCCATCAACTGGCGTACGAGCAGACACCTACCGAATTTCAGGATGACCTGGTTCGGTCGATCAAACACCTGCAGGATCTGACCGGCAAGAAAGTGCGGTCCTACCGCGCACCGGGCTTTTCCATCAAAGAGTACAACCGCTGGGTGTTTCCCATTCTGGTGGAGCAGGGTATCGAGATGGATTGTTCGGTGTTCTCCGCCCGCCGGGCGCACGGGGGCGATGCCTCACTGGCTCTTTTCGAACCCGGTTACCTTAACGTGGGGGGAACGCTCCTGAAGGAGTTTCCCATTAATACGGCGGCTATACTGGGTCAGGATCTCATTTTTTCGGGGGGCGGCTATTTCCGGTTGCTGCCTTACACGGCCATCCAGCGGCTCATGCGTCGGTCCGACTACGTCATGACGTATTTCCACCCCCGCGATTTCGACGTGGGTCAGCCCATGATTCCGGGACTGAGCCGGGCGCGTCAGTTCAAGTCGTACTACGGGTTGAAGGGGTGCCTGCCCAAACTGAAGCAACTGTTAACCGAGTTCCCATTCGTCGACCTGGCCGAAGCCGAAAAGCAGGTTGACTGGGGAAAGGTCGTGACCCGCCAGGTGTAG
- a CDS encoding methionyl-tRNA formyltransferase, whose translation MRLVILTQDDPFYLARNIDYLLKKLPPYAEVVATVVFEVSPFGKRESFTEKMKKTYDIFGLPFFVRYGFKFVASKLDSRNNVRKTLADRNIPLIHIEGTINKDENLEKIRSYKPDLLVSIAGNQIFKRKLLDVATHGCINLHTALLPKYRGLMPSFWVLKNGETHTGVSVFFVDEGIDSGPILVQNKLAIGNMTQAELIDVTKKMGMDAILEAIDKIHAGNPQLIENDASQMTYFTFPTREDVQAFLAAGKRFY comes from the coding sequence ATGCGCCTTGTGATTTTAACGCAGGATGATCCGTTCTACCTCGCCCGCAATATCGATTACCTGCTGAAAAAACTACCTCCCTACGCCGAAGTTGTCGCAACGGTCGTTTTTGAGGTATCGCCTTTTGGTAAGCGGGAAAGTTTCACCGAAAAAATGAAGAAGACGTACGATATTTTCGGGCTCCCGTTTTTCGTACGCTACGGGTTTAAATTCGTTGCTTCCAAACTGGACAGCCGCAATAACGTCCGGAAGACCCTCGCCGACCGGAACATACCGCTGATTCATATTGAGGGCACCATCAATAAGGACGAAAATCTGGAGAAGATCCGCTCATATAAACCCGATCTACTGGTGTCTATTGCGGGTAACCAGATCTTCAAGCGTAAACTGCTGGACGTTGCTACCCACGGGTGTATTAACCTGCACACCGCCCTGTTGCCTAAATACCGGGGGCTGATGCCTTCGTTCTGGGTACTCAAAAATGGTGAGACGCATACCGGCGTATCCGTGTTTTTTGTCGACGAAGGGATTGACAGCGGCCCAATTCTGGTACAGAACAAGCTGGCCATTGGCAACATGACCCAGGCGGAACTGATCGACGTTACCAAGAAAATGGGTATGGATGCGATTCTGGAAGCGATTGATAAAATCCACGCCGGCAACCCCCAACTGATTGAGAACGATGCCTCACAGATGACCTACTTCACCTTTCCCACCCGCGAGGATGTGCAGGCTTTTCTGGCAGCCGGCAAGCGATTTTACTAA
- a CDS encoding sialate O-acetylesterase — protein MERLYATVILFLCYFTGFGQVTFDQLPRDLQLYPRNAANEANIPVSGRVNGSGWTKLGVQLLREGKLSKVFSQTISPAATNVPFQFQVGIKAEPAEYSIQVFLYKNTDSTLIVSRNRIVSGDAYLIYGQSNALALAGLEDYYSFGFNDKYLRNCTFPYNSPDIAADMSWYPAKDPYSSVGGFGLTLQRYILQAYGIPTVVLNGAIGGTGIAALSERDASNPTNFATYYGKLLFRARWAGVDKQLKGIIWKQGEDEAGNGPAGYPEKFTKLYDQLRQDYGNTRIYVGQINILDGGQDGAAALRDFQRRTKYLYSNVETIATVGTPGYDGIHYSGLANQQLAAEQFRQIARDVYGSTDVNQINSPDIRKVFYNTRKDSITLVFDDEMKMSFQDTTFYSFATGQTLYKRFMRDYFYLDKQAGAVTNVSTNGNRVTLALKQPSTAQTLRYLPTYFSDSFSGFYDGPTLKNARGMRAFSFDSVPIATSVAAVATLAAKSVSERQIQVSWTIPTATTVQYLERAEGTPTNFKLFKTLDGTKNSYLDTLVSQTVTYYYRLRVESNVSESGYSNVASARPLVLAIEDVDPVVRVYPNPILANSMLQVDAEQHRLNAVVVRDLLGRAVKKWSGPSRSTVSISLESLDSGLYVVDLHTVDGRVLHRKLVIR, from the coding sequence TTTTTATGCTATTTCACCGGCTTCGGCCAGGTAACATTTGATCAATTACCCCGCGACTTACAGCTTTATCCACGCAATGCCGCCAATGAAGCCAATATCCCAGTCAGTGGGCGGGTAAACGGCAGCGGATGGACCAAACTAGGCGTTCAGTTATTACGGGAGGGTAAACTAAGCAAGGTGTTCAGCCAAACCATATCCCCGGCGGCTACCAATGTGCCGTTTCAGTTTCAGGTTGGCATCAAAGCCGAACCGGCCGAGTATTCAATACAGGTTTTTCTCTACAAAAATACAGACTCTACCCTCATCGTGTCCCGCAACCGGATCGTGAGTGGCGACGCTTACCTAATCTACGGTCAGTCGAATGCGCTGGCGCTGGCGGGCCTGGAGGACTATTACAGTTTTGGCTTCAACGACAAATACCTGCGTAACTGCACTTTCCCCTACAACTCGCCGGATATTGCCGCCGACATGAGCTGGTACCCGGCTAAAGATCCATATAGCAGTGTGGGTGGTTTTGGTCTTACCCTACAGCGGTATATTTTGCAGGCTTATGGTATACCAACAGTCGTTCTGAACGGGGCTATTGGGGGAACCGGTATTGCTGCTTTGTCGGAACGGGATGCGTCGAACCCGACCAATTTTGCGACTTACTACGGTAAACTGCTTTTCCGGGCGCGCTGGGCCGGAGTCGACAAGCAATTGAAAGGCATTATCTGGAAACAGGGCGAAGATGAAGCCGGTAATGGACCGGCCGGCTACCCGGAAAAATTCACGAAACTGTACGACCAGCTTCGTCAGGACTACGGCAACACCCGGATCTATGTTGGGCAAATCAATATTCTGGACGGTGGTCAGGACGGTGCGGCTGCGCTTCGAGACTTTCAGCGCCGGACCAAGTACCTCTATTCGAACGTAGAAACGATCGCTACCGTTGGAACGCCCGGTTACGATGGTATACACTACAGTGGACTGGCCAATCAACAACTGGCGGCCGAACAGTTCAGGCAGATCGCGCGCGACGTCTACGGATCGACCGATGTGAATCAGATCAATTCGCCCGACATCAGGAAAGTGTTCTACAACACCCGAAAGGATTCAATTACGCTTGTCTTCGACGATGAAATGAAGATGAGTTTCCAGGACACTACTTTTTACAGTTTCGCAACCGGCCAGACACTTTACAAGCGATTCATGCGCGATTATTTTTACCTGGACAAACAGGCGGGTGCTGTAACGAATGTATCGACAAACGGTAACCGGGTTACGCTGGCCCTGAAACAGCCGTCAACGGCCCAAACGCTACGGTACCTGCCTACCTATTTCTCGGATAGCTTTTCTGGATTCTACGATGGGCCGACGCTGAAAAACGCGCGGGGGATGCGGGCGTTCTCGTTCGATAGTGTTCCAATCGCAACGTCCGTTGCAGCGGTAGCAACACTGGCCGCAAAGTCTGTTTCCGAACGCCAGATCCAAGTCAGCTGGACTATACCAACAGCAACCACGGTCCAGTATCTCGAACGGGCGGAAGGAACGCCGACTAATTTTAAACTCTTTAAAACATTGGACGGTACGAAAAATTCGTATCTGGATACGCTTGTTAGTCAAACTGTTACGTATTACTACCGCCTGCGGGTCGAAAGTAACGTGTCGGAGTCGGGCTATAGCAACGTCGCAAGTGCCAGACCGCTCGTACTGGCCATCGAGGATGTGGATCCCGTAGTGCGGGTATACCCGAACCCCATTCTGGCGAACAGCATGCTGCAGGTCGATGCGGAGCAGCACCGGCTAAACGCGGTGGTCGTACGTGACCTGCTGGGACGGGCCGTAAAAAAATGGTCGGGACCGTCGCGCAGCACGGTTTCCATCTCGCTGGAATCCCTCGATTCGGGCCTTTACGTGGTCGATCTGCACACGGTTGATGGGCGGGTTCTGCACCGTAAGCTTGTCATTCGATAG
- a CDS encoding glycosyltransferase, protein MRILNICAYTWEAGGPSKIIFDHTQVALRYGHQVDILSPITTGEKPYPVPAGARLILCERTPIISRFFREFSVELFRYVQQHVGEYDIIHCHGLWHFGTLAPFLLDKRVAKVITIHGVLDRWVYAHNNLKKQIIDTLAQKAFLRRADLVHINNTDEREDVYRYLGFQHPNLVIIPNGVKMSDFAQLPAKGTFRKAFNIPTGKKLVLYMSRLNAKKGLDLLLPAFRDYVKQHPDTVLALAGGDDGYEATTRQFIEDNRLGESMRMVGMLTGEDKRAALADADLFTLPSYSEGFSMAVLEAMAAGTPALVSDRVGFGEAIRQHEAACLVELTPDSVRAGLERMLGDDALRQRISQQATALLRAEYDIDIVAKRMLDEYAKIVKK, encoded by the coding sequence ATGCGAATTCTGAATATTTGCGCTTACACCTGGGAAGCAGGTGGTCCATCGAAAATCATTTTTGATCATACCCAGGTGGCCCTGCGCTACGGTCATCAGGTCGATATTCTCAGCCCCATCACGACGGGCGAGAAACCGTATCCGGTGCCAGCTGGTGCCCGGCTCATCCTGTGCGAGCGTACGCCCATCATTAGCCGGTTCTTTCGGGAGTTTTCCGTTGAGCTGTTCCGATATGTCCAGCAGCACGTGGGCGAATACGATATCATTCATTGCCACGGTCTGTGGCATTTTGGCACCCTGGCTCCGTTTCTGCTGGATAAGCGCGTGGCAAAGGTCATCACCATTCACGGTGTTCTGGACCGCTGGGTGTATGCCCATAATAACCTGAAAAAGCAGATCATCGATACCCTGGCGCAGAAAGCCTTCCTCCGGCGAGCCGACCTCGTTCATATCAACAACACCGACGAGCGGGAAGATGTATACCGATACCTGGGCTTTCAGCATCCAAACCTGGTTATCATCCCGAACGGGGTCAAGATGAGCGATTTCGCGCAGCTTCCCGCCAAAGGAACGTTTCGCAAAGCCTTCAACATCCCCACCGGTAAAAAACTGGTGCTGTACATGAGCCGGCTCAATGCCAAGAAAGGGCTCGATCTGTTGCTGCCCGCTTTTCGGGACTATGTGAAACAGCATCCGGATACGGTACTGGCGCTGGCCGGTGGCGACGATGGGTACGAAGCCACCACCCGGCAGTTCATCGAAGACAACAGGCTGGGCGAATCCATGCGAATGGTTGGCATGCTGACCGGCGAGGACAAACGGGCTGCCCTCGCCGACGCCGATCTGTTTACCCTGCCCTCCTACTCCGAAGGCTTTTCGATGGCCGTTCTCGAAGCCATGGCAGCCGGTACGCCTGCGCTGGTCTCCGACCGGGTGGGCTTTGGGGAGGCTATTCGCCAACACGAAGCCGCCTGTCTGGTCGAGTTGACGCCCGACAGCGTACGGGCGGGGCTGGAACGGATGCTCGGCGACGACGCCCTGCGGCAACGTATCAGCCAACAGGCAACGGCCCTGCTACGGGCAGAGTACGACATCGATATTGTGGCCAAACGAATGCTGGACGAGTACGCCAAAATCGTCAAAAAATAA